The window GTACTGTACTTATGTACAATAAGATTCTACTTGCACTTTACTAGAATTTTTAATCATCTTCTTATACTTTGTACTTTTGCTCTACTGAAATTCAGAGGATGATCACTGAAGTGAGTTAGTTGTCATTTTGCAGGCTGAGATTCTtaatatacaataaaaacaaacaaaaaaaccccccattaagataagataagatcaggCTTTGTTGATCCCCAGGGGGATATTCAGAAGCTACCCAGCTGtatataaagtaaataaaattagctccacaaccagctgcaacaaCCACATGatgtacacattaatgcattagtaattataatgtaataaaatacattatacatatatacatatatatatatatacattctGCATATTGAGCACTTTTGCTACTTTAAGTAGATTCTGATTGAAACACTTTTGTAGTTCTACTTACAgatacaggacttttacttaaCAGAGCATTTCTAGAATATGttattaatacttttacttaagtaaaagatctgagtactttttCCACCGCAGAGGGTCACGACTGAGGACACGTTTGTCTCTTTCAGATGCAAGCCCAGCCGCAATGTGCACTgtacatgaaaatattcatacGCTGAAATGAACGGTAAAGAGTTCATGACACCTCAGACACTTCAAGACCTCAGCTGATTTTTCTTAATTTGGATGTATATACAAACAACCTACCATATTTTGAAACAGAGGtgtcaaatgcaaacacacactgtcatgtgACAATGAGGTAAAGTGAATTAACTTACAACCACTGTGTTACTCAGCCTAGCTCGTCAACTTGCCTCTCTCTCAGAGATCACTCTGATCTAACCTCCAAGAGGCCTGTGTCGGAGTTTGTGCTGTCTGATCCGACTCCCTGTGATAGACATTAGCTTCACTCCAGACTGTGGCTCATCTGGACTGTGGATGGACAGCAACAcggcagagagatgaagaacTGAAAAGGATGTGCTCTGGGTGCTGGCACCTTTATTTACCTCTCAGTGGAGAAAAGGTACAAAGATAGAGGACAATATTTTACAAATccaagaaaatatattttacgACCCTTTGGTCATTTGAAGAGTCATGACAATGATTTAAGTACTGAATCCTGTGATTTGTATCCTCTGTGTTGGTTGGAGAACTCTGGAGGTATTCACTTGCCTGGCCTGCCTTGGCCTGGTGTTTGTCTCCCTCTAGTGGTCAGTCACTGTGCTGAGAGAGTTTTGCCAAAGGCTCCCCAATAtctttataataataatatatcagtttttaaggaccagtgtgtaatgTTTAGGGGGAATCTATAAGCAGAAATTAATTTTGGATTCAtaattcattgtgtttttgttactttagAATGAGCTGTTTATATCTGCAGAGTCAGTGGCTCCTCTTTTACAGACTCCACCATGTTACACtaccatgtttctacagtagcccagaatggacaaaccaaacgctggCTCTGGAGAAGGCCTTTCCAGTTCTTTGCATTTTTAGCGACCATTGAAGGGAGGGTGAGAGTGTTaagttggttgcaatctgcaacctcatgactagatgccactaaatcccacacactggttAAAAGAACagcatacatttattttgcattcaaTTACTCCGTGTTTCAAGGACCAGAACCCTCATAGGGATACTGTCCACTCACACGAGGCAAACTtctttagaagaaaaaaaagtgtattcATAGTAAAAATACCAAAGAGTcaatgagagagaaataaaaccCAAACTACTAATTCAAAGCTGCTGTCGTAGTAGCTTTATTTAAAGAGAGATGTACATTTATGTATTTCAATGTACTTTTCCATTAAATGTCACATAACATTTTGACTTGAAACATTTGtctttacagtaaaaacactgcatgttgaTATTTACATGCTATAATACACCTCAGTGTTGGCCTATCCAATCCACTTTCATCCTTTAAAGCTTTCTTGTTGCATCTCCAACTCTTCTGAGATGGTTGTAAAGTCAAAATCTTCAGCCCTGTGGGAAGAGGATACATAGGCTGAGTTAGTCACAACAAACAATACTCACAGACTGAACTGGAAATAAAGGGCTAAGATGCTGAGGGCTGGGGTATGTATGTGAGGCTCAAGCTCCCTTTGACCCCGAGACGAGGAACTGATAAACTTTGGTTTATTCTACAGATTAAATAACACAGATTAATTTAATATGTCTTTTAACTGCAAACCAAAGAGTTATTGCatcctttttaaaatgcatatttatgGAGGTTATTATGGGAAAGACTTGCCTACCAGTGCAAACCAGTGTTCAATAACTGTGCATTGGCCAGAGTCTTGAGAAGGCTCCAGAACAGACTGTTCCTCCCAAATCTCTGCGGCGACACCGCCGCTTCTCGGGCTCCAGGGCACTCGGCACACATTTGAATAATTTCCCAAGACCTTCCAAACCTCTGCGGCATGTTGGGGGTCGAGTTTGGGCTCCTGTCATCACCAGGATTGTTCTCCCTTCCGAAGCGCATGGGCATGTTGGCGTGCAGGTGGAGGGGTTTGGCGGTGGGCGGGTAGAGCTTGACGATGGCCGGTTGGCTGATTTTGCTGGTGGTGGGGGTCACTTGTACGTTGAAGCTCCCGAGATCCAAACTCCGGCGGATTTCACCTTTTGTCTGGAAAACCCCCCCAGATTTAAGAATATTTTGATGTGTGATTAATCATCAGCTTGTTGATGATTAACGGCCATATTTAGTATGTTTAGGGAAAACTCAACAGCATGTGATTAATAGCAGTTTCTTATATTTCCTATTGACATAAATAATACTAAATAAAAGACTGAAGCAATACACTTAATCATGTAGGACAAAAGAGCAGAAGGATTCACCTCAAGATTTTCTCTAAATTAATAAGATGCTAGTTTTTCAAACTCGTCCATCTCTATTCTTCTatctttttgaatatttttttaagtttaaaagtaaagttaatttatttttaaaaatgcaaaacatcacaaaaataaGTTTAACATTAATTTGATCTGctaaatattcaatttactttGGATCAAAGAACATATCATTGAAAttgaagttgtttttaaatccaAAAGTAACGAGACATTTCTATATACATTCTACTTTATGTAATCATTAGTTAACAAGTAATCACATGTTCATCTGTGCACTTTATGAGCAGATAGACTGGGGTAAGAATGAATTATAAAAAAGATTTGCTATTGTATTCTGATTAATTTATgacctctgtttcttttttaaggGGTCTCAgccactaaaacacacacacacacacacacacacacacacacacacacacacacacacatacacgcacacactgtcTCAAACAGCAGGTGCAGCAGTATTTTTATTCACATGTCTGACTTGCTGCAGTGGTGAAATGTTACAAAGGAcattttgaggtacttgcactCCACATATGTATTTTCACTttagggaaatattgtactttaaattgcactacatttatttgacaacatTAGTTACTAGATACTTTGATAATTTTAAGTatgaatacaaaatataaatcaattTATAAATAAGGACATATTATTATGGATTAAGCCACATGGATTTACGGGAAAATCAAAACACATCTTCTCCTTGTAGCTTACAACTAAGAAAAGGATGTTCAGAAAAACTTGCGCTGTAACCTCACACTCTGACCTATGTGAAAACTTTCTGTGGATCTGTGCCTAGCTCAGcaactgtgaaataaataataataaaacaaatccCACTGTGAACATTTAAGGGTTAAATCCGTTCATCTTTGTGGTCAtctttcaaacaaaaacaccaaacacatgcTCGTTCCATctcctcaaatgtgaggatttggtGCTTTTCTTCATGGTGGCACTATTTCAGACTTGAAGAcagttggtcagacaaaacaagcaattcaaaTTAGTCAAACTCCAAAATACTCTTACAAAATACTCTGCAGCAAGAAGGTTTTACTCGACTGAAATTGTAAGTTGTTAGTTGTTTTAGTTGCTCCCAATTGTAGAAAAAGAAGGGTGAATGTGATGACGCTGGATATCAGATGAGTTCCAATGTTAGGCATCTTAACAAGAGTTTTTAATCACAAATAGTGGACCACCTGTATTTAATACATGACTGGTCcatttctctgcttcttctttttcttcttcttggatGTGTTTCATTATAACAAATGGATagttgaatattttcattatcagttaattttttgccttttaaaacTCCTCACAGCTCAAGCTGATGACTTAATATGTTGATATCAAAgattgtttatttattgatccttgaattgattaattgattcagCTGTAAAGGAAAACCTAATGCGTACCTGCAGGTGTGGCTGTTTCCTGGCAGTGCGTCCTCCATCACCTCTGCTCAAAGTGTTATCACTGTGGACGGATTTCCCATAGACCTGCAAGTCAGATGCTGCTGCCCCTCCGAGACCCCCCAGCATCAGGAGTGTTGACAGAAACAGCGCGGTCAACATGTTAACAGCAGAGGACACGTCTCACCTCTCAGGACAGCACCAGGACACATgccttgttttgctgctgttatTAAAGACCCCTGAAAACGTGCGTCACCTGTTGTGTACGACGAAGACGCCCACACACATAAATGTCTACAAATACACATATACCGTCAGCCTCGTTTCATCTGAGTGAATTCCTGTCTCAATAATCATCCTGCTCTGAAGAATTTATTTGAGGAGGCATGTGCGTCCTAATTGGGCCGCTGAATGAACCAGCATTTTCTTTGTCAAAGCAAGAACAAGCAGATCACaggaaaactaaacacaaaacagGTGTTTAACGGAAATATTGACTGGCATAACCATCCAATATATGTGATGTAACTTGTTCCGTCCAGgtgctgtattttctttatATCATTAGCTTTACTAATTAAATCCAATTGAGAACAAATTCTTATCTAACAAGATGAGCAAAAGGACGTCTTGGTTGACAGGCTGCACTGAAAGCCACAGGTACACCAGCTGATGTCTGTCCATCTTTCATTTAGATTCTCAGTCCTTTAGCCGCCACTTCTTTGATTAATTCAATCCTTTCCTccgtttttcttttaaatgaagacGAAAAATGTCAAAGTCTGTAAATTTCAAGCCACTCTAGTGCTGATTTGAATGCTTTTTGTCCTAACACGCATTGCCCTGTGTCATTAATCACAACTGTGATTTAATGTCCCTGTTATCCTCCTGCAGCTGTGATTGCACCATTTCATTTGAAACACCTTCATTGTCCTTATCATTGAAATTACTGCTCGTGAACTGGACACTGTTAAtgaggagcggcgcatatattTTGCAGTGGTTATAATGAGAAGAGGAGCACAGCAGATTTCTGGATGAAGGCTTTTTGTAATACTCTATGAGAAGTgcaggatccagtgtttttctaGATTTACCTGTAAGACATAATATTACAAAGGACCAAGGTGGTTATATTCTGTGTTTGTCACTAAGGACCATCTGACCTCAGCCTGTGTGTGGCTCTCACCTCTGAACCCACTCATCATCTCGCTGAAGAtgtaaacctttaaaaaatacatcataaATACATACTTTTATTCTCCAGCTCTTCCATGAAGGTGGATTACTTGCAAAAGCTGGTTAAAATCAAGCAGCAGAGGCCGACATATCTACGCACTGTCCAGATCTCCAGTCTCCAAAACCACTGGATCCTACACCTCCCATGATGCAATTCTGTGGCTTTTATGTCACTAAACCCTCATGCCTGGTAAACACCCACTTCACATCCCTGTAGATCGTAACTCAGGGTAAACTGAGATAAGGCTGAAGCCAGATCAGATGTATATTTATCTTACGTGTGAGCATGGGCTACCTGGGCACTGTAAATACCAGGTATATATTATTTAAAACGTGTAGCTGACACCAAGGTTTTAATTTCCCTCATTGGGATCTAAACACTGCATCGTGTTTGAGGGAGCTGTAGGATCCAGTGGGTCAAAGAGTATTTATCCTGTCTTGCACTCGTGTTTTTGCCctgatttctctgtttgttaCATGTGACTGCTGTCCATAAATGCAAACCACTGTGTCTAGCAACCTCTGGACAGTTCAGCTTAGACAAGTATTTGCAGCTCAGGGGGCGGGGATGACGTCGCTCACTCCTGCCTCTGAACGTGGCGGTGGCACATTCGGATGCACGAATGACTCGCTGGAGCTGCGTGTGCGTCCCGAGCAGACAGAATGTGAGGAATGCCTGGTGTGAGGCACAGGTTGATAATGACAACCCAGCGGGAACTTTAATTTGATCCATGCGTCGTGACCCTGACATTGCTGCCGTTTGCCATGTTGCCATGTGCAGCCCCACCTCCGAGCACGGAGAGCATTTCACATACCGGCCTCCTCTCGGTGGGAAAGTATCTGAATCGCATCTGGTTTCAGTGATTCAGTATCAAGCTTAAGATGTTTTTTATGGCTATGGTTTCAGTCTATCTTTCTGTATTATCATTTGCCTCCCACCTCTCCTCAGCCCTTCTCTTTGTGCTCTCCCTCCCTGACCCCGGCCCCAGCTCGCAGGCTATGGGGTTTGGGATTTACGATCCTGTCTCCGACACTTATCCAGAGTCTTATCCGCAGAGGGCTTCCCTATACCTAAAGCGCTGCCTTTGTTCTTTCCCTGAGCTCTCTGAGCACTCCCTCAAAGACCTTGTTCTCCGCCACTGTAATTCTCTCttcttaatgtttttaatgtgcatcCCTCGCCACCCCGGCAGCCTTTTCATCTTTCCATCTTCTTGCTTTTgggcctcccctccctcccctcttctctgctGTCCACTTGCTTGAAAACAGACGCTGCTTCCTTGATAGAAATACAGCCCTGCAGGTTTGATTTAATGCACTTCAAACCTCCCATATATAACAACTTCTTGACTTATTTGCCACTCATGTTTCATATGAATTGTTTATTACACACACAAGAGTTTAAGGTTTTCCTGAAttgttcatctgtctgtcttataattagatttttttgtgaACTCCAGGAAAACTAGACAGAGGAAGATGGACACATAGGCAAAGATAAAtatagaaaagacaaagaaaacaggaagtagaatGAAACAGGCCAGAGTGACACCGCTGATCCTCgcctgtctccctctccatTTCTGGGATCTGGCAATGTTCCCAGAATTCCTCTCCGGGACCGGGACACCCTCGGATTCCTGGGATGATTTGTGGGAATGTGCTGTTATCCCCCCTGTTGAGCTGATTTATGTGCAGTTTTATCTTCCCCCTCACTTAGACATCAGCCGGGTCATCATCACAACACTTTACATGCCCGTACACTCAGCGAGGAGACACATTCATCAAGCCCCAGTGACGGGTTATAGTTTTATCAATGATCAAATCCATTTCTGCGGGATCACTGCATTATGATGTATGGGAAGACGCGCTGACGCcgggcagacagacacacaggcttGTACTCCACtatctctgtgctgtgttgttgtgtctgtAGTGGATGATGATGGAGTCGCGTCTCACACGACCACATCCAATAAAAGAAGTGGCCGAATAAAAACTTGAGGCCGGAGCAGGTTCAGGAGACAGAcgcagaggcagacaggaggtGGTATGGACTGAACATTTCTGTCCTCAGCAGGACGAAGAGTTTTATGTTAAAGTGTTTAACCTGTTACACATGCAGAGGGCAGAATTTGACAACCCCCCACTGAAAGCATCTCAGGAAAAGACAATAAATTGTCCTGGCTAGTTTCCTTCGTACGACAGGTAATAAAGCTATACAAAAGCAGGATAAGACATGATATCACTTAAAAGACAGGGCTGGcaatgttctgtttttgttgctgtcagcAAGTCAAGAAAAGACCAAAGCTAACAATGTTTTTGAAAACTTTCCAAAGCCTTTTAGTGACTGTCAGTCCCAACCCAACTGGGTAtttgaagacataaatctttaaaaatgaatatgaaaaatacagaaaatatacTCTTTTATATTTGTTAAAAAGGTTAAATGATTTGATGAATCATCTGGGCCCTGTAGATtttagcaaacgttactcaaacagcAGTAAATGGAGCTTTTGTTGGGGACTTTTTAGATTTGGTGCGGTGAGTATTTACAACACCACGAGATTGTCTCCAAAAAAAACTTCACTTTCTTCCTGATGAAGAATCACGTCGACGAGTGCAATGCTGTGTGTCACTGACGTGTTTCCATTGTTTTGGACAACGGTGGAGATCTGTGGCATCAGCTAAATCAGGCTTTGGCTGTCGATTCATTggtgctgtctgtcttttcgTTGGGTTTGGGGACAGTATGAAAAAAATCATGGGCCTTCATGTTTTATGACTTTATGGTAAAAACTTGCATTTCCATTTTGggcatttttatgtgttttatgttttcatgtgaaTTATTTAAAGAGTTTCATGCTCCTCTGTACACTGTTGAGTAAACAGTGTACACACTGAGACCATGTCTAATCCCTGTAAGATAATTAACCCCTAAAAGTGTCTTGAGTAATACTCAAACTAAggatatttttctttatttttgatctATCATTTGATATATTTCATCTAATTCTAAGTTGCTGATTTAGTGGTGCCTCAGGGGCACCTAGGGGCCCTGAGCAGCTGTTCAGTTTACCTGTGTCTGTTACAACTCTGCATCCAGACAATAACAATATGCACATCCTTCTCAACTGGCTTGATTTATATGATTTCATGTGACTTTAATATTTAGCCACTGACGCCTTCATTCAGTTTATCAgtctgtaaaacacacagacatctttCTTGTTCGGCtgctgaacaaaaacacataaatattgtTTCCGTCCCCTCAGGACACACTGTTGACTTCTCCCTTTAAAATGTTTAGCCAAGCTTTTAGCCAACACTGACTCTTTGTTAGGTACGAAGAGTCAAAATCTCTGTTCCTGATGTAGAACCAATTTGGAACTGAAACAAACTTTTTCCcatgtaataaaacacaaactttaaTGGGAGCCTGCAACAGTCTTGTGAGTCATGAGGAAACAAAAACTCTCCTTCAGTCATAGTCAAATCTGTGACCATGTTAATCCTCTCAGACTTTGATGTACTTGAATTTCAGTGCTAAATTAGTGCCActtattttcaacattaaatGCCGACAAAAATCACTTTTTCAACATTGTTTACTTAACATTTAGTTTGTGCTTTTCCTCTGATTTCAGTCACAGTTTGCACATGaagccactagatggcactctAGGTTTGCACGATCAAATAGTTTATATAATTGTTTGTGAGAGGTTCCTCTCTATTTCTG of the Chelmon rostratus isolate fCheRos1 chromosome 16, fCheRos1.pri, whole genome shotgun sequence genome contains:
- the npvf gene encoding pro-FMRFamide-related neuropeptide VF; amino-acid sequence: MLTALFLSTLLMLGGLGGAAASDLQVYGKSVHSDNTLSRGDGGRTARKQPHLQTKGEIRRSLDLGSFNVQVTPTTSKISQPAIVKLYPPTAKPLHLHANMPMRFGRENNPGDDRSPNSTPNMPQRFGRSWEIIQMCAECPGAREAAVSPQRFGRNSLFWSLLKTLANAQLLNTGLHWAEDFDFTTISEELEMQQESFKG